AGTCCATTCTGTTGGGAAAAACACAAATTATTCACAGAACCCCCCCCAATAATGGTCTACCACAAGAGAAGAAAAAGCTAAAAAGTACTTACCAGTTTCTACTGGGAATCAGTAAACATTTTTTCCTTTTCAGAGTCAGAAAGAGGTCCATAAGAGGCCCAAAAATGTCTTCTCCCATGGGTGTCATTTATGCTTTTTGTGGAAAACTGTCCTCTCGATGAGAAGTCCGGCATTCAAGAGATCGAAAAAAACAAGGTCTTTTAATATCTCTTGTTTCCAAACAGCGTCAACATCTCTGAAACCCAGCAATCTTTCGTATGCAAAATCACCGTCATGACCTACGCAAACACACCGGCACAATGAGACCCAGATGTCCAATATTGACACTTAAAACAAAGACAGAGACTCACACAATAGACTGGATAAAGTGTTACACTGTACGAGCGAGTGCATTACCTTCATCATTATAGCTACAAGCAGAATGAGCAGAGGTCCAAGTCACAGTGCTCGCTTTAATAAAGTTTCTAAAAGTAAACACATGGATGGAACAAAACACTCTTATCTTTATTTTGTCCATTTATTTTGATGCTGATTATTTTAGTGCCCTGTTgctaacagtttttttttccaatctCAGTGGACAACTAGTTAATATTTGCTCAGGTTGAtttacacagtaaataaatagcACAGAATGCTTTTTGATAAACAGAGCTTTgatactatatgaccaaaagtatgtggacacagacTCTGAGTTTGTTGGGAATCTTATTTTAAAACCTTGGGGCTTCGGGCTGGTaataagattttggagtgtgtctgtatgaattTGTGTCTATTCTGTCAAAAGAGAATTTGTGTAGTCAGGCACAGATGTTGGGTGAGAAGTCATGGCCCATAtccgacattccaattcatcccaaaaatgtTCAGTAAGGTTGTCTTCATGCACCTAGTTCTTTGCTGAAGCATGTCATTCATTTTTCTGATTACATTTTTTActcctgttagcagtgggtgtggcagaaacacctaaactcagtaTTAGCGCAGAGGTTAAGGCAGCGGTCCCCAAGCTTTTTTGTACCACGGACTGGTTTCAGTAGAAGATATAATTTTACGGACCAGTGGGGGcgagaggatttaaaatagaataactatagaatggaaatcGAATCCTTTATTGTCACTGCACATTGTAGTTGTGCCAGTGTACtagtacaatgtgcaatgacaataaaggattcgtattcgtattcgaaaatcagtgtgaatcctgagctttttttgctgcaacaagacgctgctcccacctagtggtgattgggaacaataacacctgaagagtataggaaatgtaattgctcttgtagcaatctctaattatttattctttttgtgcGGCCCGGCAATAAATgacctggtggttggggaccactgggttAAGGTACTACACTACTGACTGCAGAGTacaccactgttggacccctaaacaaggccctaactctcaattgctttgcATTGTTTTCAGTCTGTTTTCggagtcactttagataaaagcttctgctaaaagcataaatccacaaagttgaatcagttcatctggacacaagtttgttgtagagatacgtttcgtcactcaatccggatgacttcttcagactgaagaagtcattcggattgagtgacgaaacgtatctctacaacaaacttgtgtccagatgaactgattcaactttgtggatttgtgtacctggattattgagcatgcatcaacagataaaagcataaatgtaactgtaagggggcacagtggctcagtgggtagcactgtcacctcacagcaagaaggtcctgggttcgatctccagatggggcggtccaggtcctttctgtgtggagtttgtatgttctccccgtgtctgtgtgggtttcctcccacgatccaaagacgtgcaagtgaggagaattggagatacaaaattgtccaagacatgtgtttgatattaaactgatagtgaactgatgaatcttgtgtatcgagtaacaacctgtcctgtcatgaatgtaacttgCAGTAATCGGTGCAGTGTTTCAAAATAGAACAAAACCAAGATTTGTAGtaaatttatttcatataaatgTTTAAGATTTGCTTTTGGCGACTCTAATTTATTCTTTAAGGAAATGTGCACTAAGCTACAAACCAATCAAGTGCGGTATCAGTCACATGAGTATAAATCCTGAGTTTGATTGGTTTTCTGAGACGTAGATTtttcctgtgtgtgtatataagttaGTTGTGTTTCATTAGAATGCATCAAACTATTCTGAGGTAAGAACATTATACACAAAACTCCCACAATGCCTTTCGATGTAGAAttatacatgtttcacattagAATAAATAtggattgtattttattattatttttaaatgcattctcACCAcctaattgttttttattattaagtgaATTTTCAGGTGCTGGATTTGTTTAGATGGAGGAGATGGGTTTCCATCAGAAACGACATGGTGTTGGAACTGTACAAGCAAAATGTTTTACATGTGAATGTTAACTTACCTGCTATTTTAAACAATGacggctatatatatatatatatatatccaatacacacaattaataatgataaattcATTATTCTCTACAACAGGTTAAACATCCAACAACAAACAGATTTTAGGTGAAAACCACAAACTATTGCATTTCTGTGATTTGAAAATATGACTTTTATATTAATCAGCATTATTTCACCAGTATTTTTTAATCCTGACTGTACTGACTTTTTTTACTGAATTgacacaacccccccccccacacacacacacacacttgtagaaaaggcttcccagaagagagcattttaatataaatgttaatataaatggtttttaaatgatttgtttAATAAGCTCTTGCTTatgtgtctcaatacttttgtccagttGTTTGTTGTTTAGTGAAGTTCagaggaggtgagaggaaaGTCTGAATGTTtgagaccttccctaaactgtttccttTCTATCTTGTTTAGGTGCTAATCCTTAACCGATTATCTAAAGATGAACCTGTGTCTGTCCGGATCCCCCGAGGCTGTGGCCGTGTGTTTCGAGTCTCTAAACGGGTCATGTCTTCGAAGCACGTCCCCGCTTGCCCTTCGCCTCTCTCTCTACTTCCTCTTCACCTCCATCATCGTTCTAACCGTGACTGGAAACCTGCTGGTCATTGTTGTCATCACATTTTCCCAGAATCACTTCTCGGCAGGAACCAACAACCTGATTTTATCTCTGTCTGTGGCCGGGTTGGTGTTGGGAGGGTTTGTGATGCCGTTCAGCATGGTGCGCTCCATCGAATCCTGCTGGTATTTCGGACATGTGTTCTGCTGCCTTCACACCACTGTTGACATCATTCTGTGTAACGCCACTGTGTGGCACCTGATGTTCATTTCTGTCGATCGATATGTTGCCATCTTTTACCCTCTGCATTACCACAACCGAATGACCAACAAGACCTTCGTGGCGATGATCGGCTCTAGTTGGGGTTTGGCCTCCGTTTTCGGGTTTGCCACCATCATTTCGGATCCGCAGGTGGTAATCCGGGGTGGTTCTAATAAAGCCTGTGTGGGAGGATGTTTGTCTTTGCATGCCAGGGAGATCGGAATGGAATAtgctctgtttttttatttcatccCTGTATCGGTCATGATGATCATCTATGGAAGGATTTCTTTCATAGCGCAGAGACACACTAAAGCCATCCACAGTAACACAAACCACGCGAATCCTAGCGCGCCATCAACTGCTAAAGACTTTAAAGCTACTAAAACCTTCACTATCGTTGTTGGAAACTTTCTTCTCTGCTGGACGCCATTTTTCATGTGTAACATCATCGACCCTTTAGTAGGCCACACAATCTGTGCACTTCTGTACGAAGGGCTGATGTGGGTGGCGTACCTCAACGCCACGTTCAATCCTTTAATTTACGTCTTTTTCTACAAATGGTTCAGAGAAACGGCCAAAGTGCTGCTGTCCAAACTGTTCATCCAGGTGTGATGAACTCtcactattatactgtatatgatacGTCACAACATTCATGAATTTATTCGAGCAAAtttggtcaaaagtttacatacagttcTAAAAACAGTAGCCTGTAAAGCACCCTAATTTAAAACAACACCTTTGATATGAATTCTAGTCTATGTGATGGGGTGGGTTTTGTCtgacttcatattaatgcctatgattttagaatgggatgtccaacaagctaaggatcaggtgtccacatacttttgaccatatattgtACCTGTCCCTTATGAATGTAAACTATTGATCTCATTTGTACATTAACCTGCATGCTAGtgaatctgaatgaataaataaaaactatgtaaaataaaagcaaGAATAAAAACAATTCGTTGTGCGTAGCCACTTTATTCTTGTCAGGCTTTTCTCTGTCAACAACTGTAAGTACCACAAAATACAGTGATTAACTAATTTAATCACATTTTTCCATTCCAGTTTGGACATACTCAGTTCCCCTGTGCACTCTGGTGACCTTTGGTACTTGTGTGAGACTTGTGCTGACCAGACCCACCTTATTACTAGAGGTCCACACTACTCTCACACATTTCAACCAGAGAGCACTTGCAGCAGCAAGGCTGTTTATACCTAATCTGGTTTAAGCTGTTAGACCTCATAATGTGGCCTGAGAACAGCCCAGCCAGTCCAGTGGCATCTCAAACAATCGCCAGTGATGGGCCAGAATATTAGATTGCTGTGCCTCCTGAATGCTTCtagctttttaaaattattaaatattatagcTTGCTGCATGGTGgttcaatgggtagcactgaggtcctgggttgattcccagatggagctgaactttctgtgtggagtttgcatgtcctccgcTTGTCTGTGTGTATTCCCTCCagttgctccggtttcctcccacagtcctaaatcatgcagtcaggtcaactggagctACAAAACATGCCctcagtgtgaatgtgtgtgagtgtgtatgccctgtgatggactggcgacctgtctgcggtgtttcctaccttttgctcaatgaatcagacccaccacgaccctaaaTAGGTTAATTTGATGGTagaacagacagtgaataattATATCTTATTTAGCTTGATTTGATAAGTGagttgtaattatttattaataaatgaaataccaaaTTAAAGGACCATTTTTAACAGGATCtagatattaaataataaatattaaaaattaaatattaaatctaaTCATGTAGAGCAGTACAGTGTATTATTTGCTGTGTGGGGAAACACTTTAGCCTCTTTACCTTTTAATAATTTGGATTTTTTACAAAGTAAAATcaactaaaacaaatttaaagaCTAAAAAATTACATTGATAAACTGATGATTTTTAACTGTGGTTAAGTGTGGTGGCTGTCAGGTGGTCACGTGGCTCGGCAGTTTAGACCTTCAGCCGGTTCAAATATTGGGGGAGCTAAACAGTCACAGTTGGCCATATCTGAAGGAGGGAGGGCTAAATGGGGTTTCATACACATTGAAAAAGATGTGTACCAGCCTGCAGCCCTTCTTGACCCGCGAGGGTGTCatgcaaccagcagaggtcaccagGGTGCACAGGTAAGTATATCCAAATTTGGACAACGCAAAAAAAACCTTGGGAACTTCAGTGACTgaagttgctgctgtttgctCAGTCTGTAAAATTGTATGAATTTAAATACTGAATATTTTAcggaatttttaaaaaatcacagcCTGGCTGTTCGGGATTGATTACATGTCAGATTTTAGTACCACATATGAAAACGGTCCAGATCAGAACTATCTGATTTATCTGATTTATCTGTTTATACAGTAAACACATATTCAAGTTCCTTTTTCATCTGAACAGCACAttcaattattataaatattgtttaatatcattaaaataGCATTATTACTGCGGTTATTTACAGTGTGGAACAACAAATGAATgttaaaatgaacaaacaacAGTCAGGAAAAAATGACTGGAAGAAACCTTTATAATTGTGAATGTGCTTTCAATAGGTTCTTAatcactaataaataaatgaacacatCTTATTGGTATAGTcttatatgtttttaatattgtgGCAACAGTCTGGGGAATCCCCCTTTCTCTTTCAGCATGATTATGCCCCTGAGTACAAAGAAAGCTCTATTAAGATGTGGGTTAACAGCTGCCCTGGTCTCAACCCGAttcaacacttttgggatgaattaagcTTCGATCTTACAGACTCTAATaaatgaataggcacaaatccccatagAAACTCTCCAAAGTCATGTACAAAGGTTTCACAGAGAAGTTAATGATGTAAAAGCTACATAAGAAAGAGGGAGAAATtcatgatgtccaacaagctcatggtcaggcgtccccATATACTTTTGTCTCTATATATaccatattataaaatatactgtattttgtctgtatagtgtatattcagggcagttgtagtctagcggttaaggtagtggactagtaagtataaggtcactggttcgaaccccaccactgcaaggatGCCAATGTTGGGTCCTttagcaaggctcttaacactgaattgcttggactgtataatgtaagtttggataaaagcgtctgctaaatgctgaaaatgtatattCATACCTATTTGATCAAATTAACTTAAGTGAAGTTGAGCACTGAGATAGATGGAAAGGCCTGGCCTGCatcaacattttaatttatccAAAATGTGTTTAAGAGGGTCGAGATAAGGGATCTGTACAAGCCACTGGAGCTCTTTCAGACCAAACCATGTCCTTACATAAAGCACATGCACAAGGGAACAGTGAAAGAGGAAAAGGCCTTACTcaaattgtggctgaaacacataaactcAATATTAAGAACCACATAGTTGTGTCCATATACTGTTAGCCAAACAGTGTATATTTGTTTTTGGCAATATATTTTGTGTCATTTGTATAAATAAGTTCAGATGGTTGTGAGAGATCAACTCCACGTTCATTCAGGAGAAATGAGATTCAAACACCTGATATTCACTGAAATCTTACATATTTAAAAGTGCCCCATTTTTAATCATCCTttacattgtaaacattttccgtcttttttgcatttttaataacATCTCTCTAACAGCCCTGTCTGATTTCAAATGTTTCATGGTTTTAGGCATTTTTAGTTGAAAATATTTGATGATTGAAGAGGTTAAAACAATCTGGTGTGTGAGGAATGAGCTCGGAATATTTCACCAGATAGAATGACTCTGAAAGCGTGTCTGAATCGGCTGTAGAAGAACGTGTAGACGATCGGATTAAACGTGGAATTGAAGTATCCGACCCACAGAAACACGTCAAACACAATCGGAGGAATGGAGTACCCAGTAAACGGATctatacagttacacacaaaaAACGGCACCCAGGAGGTCAGAAAAACACCCATGATTATTGCTAACGTTTTTGTCGCCTTCCTTTCTGACTTGCTCATGTTTGTTTTCTCCGCCAGCGTCTTCGTCAGGCCCTGAGTGCTTTGGATGGCACGGGCTTGTTTCTGAGCTG
The sequence above is drawn from the Trichomycterus rosablanca isolate fTriRos1 chromosome 9, fTriRos1.hap1, whole genome shotgun sequence genome and encodes:
- the taar11 gene encoding trace amine-associated receptor 11, yielding MNLCLSGSPEAVAVCFESLNGSCLRSTSPLALRLSLYFLFTSIIVLTVTGNLLVIVVITFSQNHFSAGTNNLILSLSVAGLVLGGFVMPFSMVRSIESCWYFGHVFCCLHTTVDIILCNATVWHLMFISVDRYVAIFYPLHYHNRMTNKTFVAMIGSSWGLASVFGFATIISDPQVVIRGGSNKACVGGCLSLHAREIGMEYALFFYFIPVSVMMIIYGRISFIAQRHTKAIHSNTNHANPSAPSTAKDFKATKTFTIVVGNFLLCWTPFFMCNIIDPLVGHTICALLYEGLMWVAYLNATFNPLIYVFFYKWFRETAKVLLSKLFIQV